From Aquabacter sp. L1I39, the proteins below share one genomic window:
- a CDS encoding efflux RND transporter periplasmic adaptor subunit produces MPRLIRLACGYGLPLALALLVAGCKDTKEGAGAPAQDVAPVVMVVPAQMRPVSEGSEFVGRVEAMERVDIRARITGFLTEKVFTEGQKVAAGDVLFRIEPEPFEAQVAARQAQLEGAQATLNNADLQVARGQELFRTNNLPRATLDQRIADQQLAAAQVSAAKAALDQANIQLGYTRITTPIAGRVGRSAVNVGNVVSPDSGILTTVVKDDVVKVLFPVSQRLLIDMKRDAAKNGARPLQIRLRLPDGSLYDQPGRLSFINVTADASTDSTLVQAEVPNPDGLLTAGQVVGVRVEEEKGKDVLVIPQSALQLDQAGTFVLVVGADNKVAQTFVKVGSTRGGQAVITEGLAPGALVITEGAQRVRPGLPVTPKPAPTPLDGPVKG; encoded by the coding sequence ATGCCCCGTCTGATCCGCCTCGCCTGTGGCTACGGCCTTCCGCTCGCCCTCGCCCTGCTGGTGGCGGGGTGCAAGGACACCAAGGAGGGCGCAGGCGCCCCCGCCCAGGACGTGGCGCCCGTGGTGATGGTGGTGCCCGCGCAGATGCGCCCGGTGAGCGAGGGGTCGGAATTTGTCGGCCGGGTGGAGGCCATGGAGCGGGTGGATATAAGGGCCCGCATCACCGGCTTCCTCACCGAAAAGGTGTTCACCGAGGGGCAGAAGGTGGCCGCCGGCGATGTGCTCTTCCGCATCGAGCCGGAACCGTTCGAGGCCCAGGTGGCGGCGCGCCAGGCTCAGCTGGAGGGCGCCCAGGCGACCCTCAACAATGCCGATCTCCAGGTGGCGCGTGGACAGGAGCTGTTCCGCACCAACAACCTGCCCCGCGCCACCCTCGACCAGCGCATCGCCGACCAGCAGCTCGCCGCCGCGCAGGTCTCCGCCGCCAAGGCCGCGCTCGATCAGGCCAATATCCAGCTGGGCTATACCCGCATCACCACCCCCATTGCCGGGCGGGTGGGCCGCTCGGCGGTCAATGTGGGCAATGTGGTGAGCCCGGACAGCGGCATCCTCACCACGGTGGTGAAGGACGACGTGGTGAAGGTGCTCTTCCCCGTGTCCCAGCGCCTGCTGATCGACATGAAGCGCGACGCCGCCAAGAATGGCGCCCGCCCCCTCCAGATCCGGCTGCGCCTGCCGGACGGCTCGCTTTATGACCAGCCGGGCCGCCTCTCCTTCATCAATGTGACGGCGGACGCATCCACCGATTCCACCCTGGTCCAGGCCGAGGTGCCCAATCCCGATGGCCTGCTCACCGCCGGCCAGGTGGTGGGCGTGCGCGTGGAGGAGGAGAAGGGCAAGGATGTGCTGGTGATCCCCCAGTCCGCCCTGCAGCTCGACCAGGCCGGCACCTTCGTGCTGGTGGTGGGTGCCGACAACAAGGTGGCCCAGACCTTCGTGAAGGTGGGCTCCACGCGCGGCGGGCAGGCGGTGATCACCGAGGGCCTCGCCCCCGGCGCCCTTGTCATCACCGAGGGCGCGCAGCGGGTGCGGCCGGGGCTGCCGGTCACGCCCAAGCCGGCGCCGACCCCCCTCGACGGTCCGGTCAAGGGCTGA